The proteins below come from a single Stutzerimonas stutzeri RCH2 genomic window:
- the katG gene encoding catalase/peroxidase HPI, whose product MNEETGEKTGGGCPFGHGAGAPRKRPSNRDWWPEALSLTSLNQHSPRSNPYGGDFDYAAAFNSLDLDAVIADLHQVMTDSQDWWPADFGHYGGLFIRLAWHSAGTYRITDGRGGAGGGQQRFAPLNSWPDNASLDKARRLLWPIKQKYGRKLSWADLYVLTGNVALESMGFKTFGFAGGRADTWEPEELFWGPEGTWLGDERYSGERQLHPGLGAVQMGLIYVNPEGPNGNPDPKASAIDIRETFARMAMNDYETVALIAGGHTFGKTHGAGDPSLLGPDPEGAVIEDQGLGWRSRFQTGAGADAITSGLEVIWSQTPTQWSNYFFENLFNFEWELTKSPAGAHQWEAKDAPEIIPDPFDPNKKRKPTMLTSDLALRFDPIYEKISRHFLENPDEFADAFAKAWFKLTHRDMGPIGRYLGPLVPKETLIWQDPIPERDHSVIDDADIAALKQKLLGMGFSVSELVSVAWASAATYRGSDKRGGANGARIRFAPQKDWEINNPALLARVLQKLTDIQTEFNASATGGKKVSMADLIVLAGCAAIEKAAQEGGVTINVPFTPGRMDALEEWTDGPSFEALRPVADGFRNYYHESHFMAPEEALVDKAHLLRLSAPEMTVLVGGMRVLGTNADGGQEGVFTKRVGTLSNDFFVNLLSMQNEWVATEHKNRFQGLDRKTRQPTWTATRVDLIFGAQSELRAQAEVYGMADGNEKFVQDFVKAWDKVMNADRLDMGKPADNFSQKLSA is encoded by the coding sequence ATGAACGAAGAGACTGGCGAAAAGACGGGTGGTGGTTGCCCATTCGGTCATGGCGCTGGTGCGCCCCGCAAACGCCCGAGTAACCGGGACTGGTGGCCTGAAGCGCTGAGCCTCACATCGCTTAACCAGCACTCACCGCGATCCAATCCATACGGTGGCGATTTCGACTATGCCGCTGCATTCAACTCACTCGATCTCGACGCGGTGATCGCTGATCTCCACCAAGTGATGACCGACTCCCAAGACTGGTGGCCGGCGGATTTCGGCCATTACGGCGGGCTTTTCATCCGGCTGGCCTGGCACAGCGCCGGCACCTATCGGATCACCGATGGCCGCGGCGGCGCCGGTGGCGGTCAGCAGCGTTTCGCACCGCTCAACAGCTGGCCGGACAACGCCTCGCTGGACAAGGCGCGGCGCCTGCTCTGGCCGATCAAGCAGAAATACGGGCGCAAACTGTCGTGGGCGGACCTCTACGTGCTCACCGGGAACGTGGCGTTGGAATCCATGGGCTTCAAGACCTTTGGTTTCGCCGGCGGCCGTGCAGACACCTGGGAGCCGGAAGAACTCTTCTGGGGCCCCGAAGGCACCTGGCTGGGTGATGAACGCTACAGCGGCGAGCGGCAGTTGCATCCGGGGCTGGGCGCCGTGCAGATGGGCTTGATCTACGTGAACCCGGAAGGCCCCAACGGCAATCCCGACCCCAAAGCCTCTGCCATCGATATCCGCGAAACCTTCGCCCGCATGGCGATGAACGACTATGAAACCGTGGCGCTGATCGCAGGCGGCCACACCTTCGGCAAAACCCACGGCGCGGGTGACCCCTCGCTGTTGGGCCCGGACCCGGAAGGCGCCGTGATCGAAGACCAGGGCCTGGGTTGGCGCAGCCGATTCCAGACCGGTGCGGGTGCCGATGCCATCACCTCCGGTCTCGAAGTCATCTGGAGCCAGACCCCGACGCAGTGGTCCAACTACTTCTTCGAGAACCTGTTCAACTTCGAGTGGGAGCTGACCAAGAGCCCGGCCGGCGCGCATCAGTGGGAAGCCAAGGACGCACCGGAAATCATTCCAGACCCGTTCGACCCCAACAAAAAGCGCAAGCCGACCATGCTCACCTCGGACCTGGCGCTGCGTTTTGACCCGATCTACGAAAAAATCTCCCGCCACTTCCTGGAAAACCCGGACGAGTTCGCTGATGCCTTCGCCAAGGCGTGGTTCAAACTCACCCACCGCGACATGGGGCCCATCGGCCGCTACCTCGGGCCGCTGGTGCCGAAGGAAACGCTGATCTGGCAGGACCCGATTCCCGAGCGCGACCACTCGGTGATCGATGACGCGGACATCGCCGCGCTGAAGCAGAAGCTGCTGGGCATGGGCTTCTCCGTCTCCGAACTGGTGTCGGTGGCCTGGGCTTCGGCAGCGACCTATCGTGGCTCGGACAAGCGCGGCGGGGCTAACGGGGCGCGTATCCGCTTCGCGCCGCAGAAAGATTGGGAAATCAACAACCCAGCCCTGTTGGCCCGCGTGCTGCAAAAACTGACCGACATCCAAACCGAGTTCAACGCTTCGGCTACCGGTGGCAAAAAGGTCTCCATGGCTGACCTCATCGTGCTCGCCGGCTGCGCCGCCATCGAGAAAGCGGCACAGGAAGGCGGTGTGACCATCAACGTGCCCTTCACGCCAGGGCGGATGGATGCACTCGAAGAGTGGACCGACGGGCCTTCGTTCGAGGCGCTACGGCCGGTCGCCGATGGGTTCCGCAACTACTACCACGAGTCCCACTTCATGGCGCCCGAGGAAGCGCTGGTCGACAAGGCCCACCTGCTACGTCTGAGCGCACCGGAAATGACCGTACTGGTCGGCGGCATGCGCGTGCTTGGCACCAACGCCGATGGCGGTCAGGAGGGCGTCTTCACCAAGCGAGTGGGTACGCTGTCCAATGACTTCTTCGTCAACCTGCTGAGCATGCAGAACGAGTGGGTCGCGACCGAGCACAAGAACCGCTTCCAGGGCCTCGACCGCAAAACTCGCCAACCCACCTGGACCGCCACCCGTGTAGACCTGATCTTCGGCGCGCAATCGGAGCTGCGTGCCCAGGCCGAGGTATATGGCATGGCCGACGGCAACGAGAAGTTCGTGCAGGACTTCGTCAAAGCCTGGGACAAGGTGATGAACGCGGACCGGCTCGATATGGGCAAGCCCGCTGACAACTTCAGCCAGAAGCTTTCGGCGTAA
- a CDS encoding FMN-dependent NADH-azoreductase: protein MTHLLHLDASARPGLAGKDEHGSHSRNLTHRFVSQWAAGRAQDGIVYRDIGQNPPSFISHDWIASSFTPEERREPWMRDTLVESDLLVDELIAADVLVIGTPLYNFGMPAALKAWIDQIVRPGRTVEVDESKLPDPYVPLLADRPRHAVILSARGGIGFGPGGEMAHMNHLEPNLVTALNFIGITRIHQIAIEGQETGGEVLAASVAEALRQVDALVKKLQAELNGAPVGRVEQRQAEAV, encoded by the coding sequence ATGACGCACCTTCTGCACCTCGACGCCAGCGCCCGCCCCGGCCTTGCCGGCAAGGATGAACACGGTTCCCACAGCCGTAACCTCACCCACCGCTTCGTCAGCCAGTGGGCGGCCGGCCGCGCGCAGGACGGCATCGTTTACCGGGACATAGGCCAGAACCCGCCGTCCTTTATCAGCCATGACTGGATCGCCTCCAGCTTCACGCCGGAAGAACGCCGTGAGCCGTGGATGCGGGACACGCTGGTGGAAAGCGACCTGCTGGTCGATGAGCTGATCGCCGCCGATGTATTGGTCATCGGTACGCCGCTCTACAACTTCGGCATGCCCGCGGCGCTGAAGGCCTGGATCGACCAGATCGTGCGCCCGGGCCGGACGGTCGAGGTCGACGAAAGCAAGCTGCCCGACCCGTACGTGCCGTTGCTGGCGGACCGGCCACGGCATGCAGTCATACTCAGTGCCCGGGGCGGCATCGGCTTTGGTCCCGGTGGGGAGATGGCGCACATGAATCACCTGGAGCCGAACCTGGTGACGGCACTCAATTTCATCGGCATCACCCGCATTCACCAGATCGCCATTGAAGGTCAGGAAACCGGTGGCGAGGTATTGGCTGCCTCGGTGGCCGAGGCGCTGCGGCAGGTAGATGCGTTGGTGAAGAAGCTGCAGGCGGAGCTTAATGGCGCACCTGTGGGTCGGGTCGAGCAGAGGCAGGCGGAGGCGGTTTAG
- a CDS encoding phospholipase D family protein, translating into MAKFLNTSATNYYLEEMIKTAKDRLILISPFLRLNERIKELLEDKDRLKIDVRIVYGKSELQPEEVNWLKGLSYIRTSFCKNLHAKCYLNEESCIITSLNLYEFSQVNNNEMGIFIDRQNDTDLYRDAYEEAQRIIRISDEVRISLEVVAKDSEPASETDDSTNKLTSSKMAQKLGLKTPEFLEKLLSQGFLELRDGKNYLTDKGKEAGGEFRMSPKFGPYFLWPVALDI; encoded by the coding sequence GTGGCCAAGTTCCTGAATACCAGCGCAACGAACTATTACCTCGAAGAGATGATCAAGACGGCCAAGGACCGCCTGATTCTGATCAGTCCTTTCCTGCGCTTGAACGAGCGCATCAAGGAGCTCTTGGAAGACAAGGATCGGCTAAAAATCGACGTTCGAATTGTGTACGGAAAAAGTGAGCTGCAGCCCGAAGAGGTCAACTGGCTCAAAGGCCTCAGCTACATCCGCACCAGCTTCTGCAAGAACCTTCACGCCAAGTGCTACCTCAACGAAGAGAGCTGCATTATTACCAGCCTCAACCTCTATGAGTTCAGCCAAGTCAACAATAACGAGATGGGCATTTTCATTGACCGGCAGAACGATACCGATCTCTACCGAGACGCCTACGAAGAAGCCCAACGAATAATCCGCATCAGCGATGAGGTGCGCATTTCGCTTGAAGTGGTCGCCAAGGATAGCGAGCCAGCTAGCGAAACAGACGACAGCACAAACAAGCTGACCAGCTCAAAAATGGCGCAAAAGCTTGGGCTCAAGACGCCAGAATTTCTTGAAAAGTTATTAAGCCAAGGGTTTCTTGAGCTCCGCGACGGCAAGAACTACCTGACCGACAAAGGTAAGGAAGCTGGTGGCGAGTTTCGCATGAGCCCGAAGTTCGGCCCGTACTTCCTATGGCCAGTGGCGCTGGATATCTAG